From Ipomoea triloba cultivar NCNSP0323 chromosome 5, ASM357664v1, the proteins below share one genomic window:
- the LOC116019022 gene encoding mediator of RNA polymerase II transcription subunit 30 translates to MEEKTKTIQELAIEGQKHLEETIEAAYEILSAMNDELCNPTLWSTTSSSSAAAPASAILSNGHHATGEVSSDSSSSSSTHHFDIGGGALDESRLRYKSSVAALRTVLTAISNSQKAKALEVASNGSTSPADEAEIEQLEDQACNLRKELTEKNKHLKHLIDQLRDVIGDISTWQSPCSV, encoded by the exons ATGGAGGAAAAGACAAAGACCATACAGGAACTGGCAATCGAGGGACAGAAGCACTTGGAAGAAACAATCGAAGCAGCGTATGAGATTCTCTCCGCCATGAACGATGAGCTTTGCAACCCTACTCTTTGGTCTACCACTTCCTCGTCCTCTGCCGCTGCACCTGCTTCCGCCATTTTGAGCAACGGCCACCACGCAACCGGCGAGGTTTCATCTGATTCCTCCTCCTCTTCGTCCACTCACCACTTTGATATCGGCGGTGGAGCCCTCGATGAGTCTCGTCTTCGTTACAAGTCCTCTGTTGCGGCTCTGCGAACTGTTCTCACTGCCATTTCTAATTCACAAAAG GCTAAAGCACTTGAAGTCGCTTCAAATGGTTCAACATCACCCGCAGATGAGGCTGAAATTGAGCAGCTAGAAGATCAAGCCTGTAACTTGAGAAAG GAGCTCACAGAGAAGAACAAGCATCTGAAGCACCTAATAGATCAGTTGCGAGATGTTATTGGTGACATATCGACCTGGCAAAGCCCTTGTTCTGTATAG
- the LOC116021168 gene encoding putative late blight resistance protein homolog R1A-10 codes for MKCKGLPLSIIVIAGILSKAEMKVEDWKNVAKDVVALSSTLYEEQNCEKILLLSYNHLPENLKTCFLYLGVFPEDYEIPVRRLVGYWGAGKFVEDEALVANNKEEVAWQKLQDLIDRNLILVETRGRSGRIKTCKIHDLAREMCLRLAKGKNILNVIDDKFQVGQSSKERSQENGNFWVSLQSIPKSCCHISHLGFNHSALQKCHSFLAMFPSKYKFESHGGIPILNYNLFTSIQVLDLLQLYLPFFPSSLWINNLSQLRYIALYIGAFPGSFSILSSLKNLQTLILRSAQPYVVYLTLPKIRQLRQLHILNSSSFHFKDGEEENLISENLTTLLWLSDFCCKNEALMVRIPNVKKLGVRYEFRKLKDSKHPIDLLKTLSHLEQLENIKFYGHELLKRIVLVPKPYDFSPKLKKLKFSETRMKLEIMTILGRLPNLQVLQLEDGAFDNRETEWEQVEGGFPKLKVLVFKDQRLCRWIDNDFTFPSLECLVLNNSGHLESLPYECLSGCPCLKLIHLKRGCSDGVLESSKKIQNDGDGQLEVREEFVYPAIRY; via the coding sequence ATGAAATGCAAAGGTTTACCACTCTCAATTATAGTGATTGCTGGGATTCTATCCAAAGCTGAAATGAAGGTAGAAGATTGGAAAAATGTTGCCAAAGATGTTGTAGcattatcatcaactttataTGAGGAGCAAAATTGTGAGAAAATACTTTTATTGAGTTACAATCACTTGCCTGAAAATTTGAAGACTTGCTTCTTATATTTAGGAGTATTTCCAGAAGATTATGAGATTCCAGTTAGAAGATTAGTTGGATATTGGGGCGCTGGTAAATTTGTTGAAGATGAGGCTTTGGTGGCAAACAACAAGGAAGAAGTGGCATGGCAAAAGTTGCAAGATCTTATtgatagaaatttaattttggtgGAAACAAGGGGACGGAGTGGAAGAATAAAGACGTGTAAAATCCATGATCTTGCACGTGAGATGTGCTTGAGACTAGCTAAAGGCAAAAATATATTGAATGTCATTGATGACAAGTTTCAAGTTGGACAGTCCTCCAAAGAAAGAAGTCAAGAAAATGGCAATTTTTGGGTAAGCCTACAATCAATTCCTAAATCTTGCTGTCATATTAGTCATTTAGGTTTTAACCATAGTGCCCTACAGAAATGTCATTCCTTTCTTGCTATGTTTCCATCTAAATATAAATTCGAATCCCATGGAGGAATTCCGATCCTTAACTATAACTTGTTCACATCAATTCAAGTACTTGACCTACTTCAACTTTATTTGCCCTTTTTCCCTTCATCTCTTTGGATAAATAACCTAAGTCAGTTGAGGTATATAGCTTTGTACATTGGTGCATTTCCTGGTTCCTTCTCGATTTTAAGCAGCTTGAAAAATCTACAAACGTTGATTCTGCGAAGTGCACAACCTTATGTAGTATACTTAACCCTTCCAAAGATACGACAATTAAGGCAGCTTCACATTTTGAATAGCtcttcatttcattttaaagatggagaagaagagaattTGATATCGGAGAATCTGACAACGCTTTTGTGGTTAAGTGacttttgttgcaaaaatgaaGCGTTGATGGTGAGGATTCCGAATGTAAAGAAATTGGGGGTAAGATATGAATTTCGGAAACTCAAGGACAGTAAGCATCCCATTGACTTGCTCAAAACTTTAAGCCATTTGGAACAACTCGAAAACATAAAGTTTTATGGACATGAATTGTTAAAGAGAATTGTGCTAGTTCCAAAACCATATGATTTTTCACCGAAGCTCAAGAAGTTGAAATTTTCTGAGACTCGTATGAAATTGGAGATCATGACCATCCTTGGAAGGCTACCTAACCTCCAAGTTCTCCAACTAGAAGACGGTGCATTTGATAATCGAGAGACCGAGTGGGAACAAGTTGAAGGGGGGTTTCCAAAATTGAAAGTGTTAGTCTTCAAAGATCAAAGGCTTTGTAGATGGATAGACAACGATTTCACTTTCCCAAGCCTTGAGTGCTTGGTGCTAAACAATTCCGGTCACTTGGAATCACTCCCTTATGAATGCCTTTCTGGATGTCCATGCCTTAAGCTAATTCATTTGAAAAGGGGTTGTAGTGATGGTGTTCTAGAGTCTTCaaagaaaattcaaaatgatGGAGATGGCCAGCTCGAGGTCCGCGAAGAGTTCGTTTACCCCGCAATACGATATTGA
- the LOC116020385 gene encoding putative late blight resistance protein homolog R1A-4, producing the protein MATKTSTSVRQGASAAMPQQVFMVGNSNALAEIKDKLTNSSIEKREVISITGMGGIEKTTLAKEVYEDECIKCHFDIRAWITVSQSYSLDDLLRVLLQSIEASSPKEGQSARAIESREKVRKLLLGKRYLIAIDDIWSTQVWDDLQICFPEKRNGSRVLLTTRLTYVATYASSGGLSFNMPTLSKEESWDLFCRKVFAKESCPPCIDKLGEIL; encoded by the coding sequence ATGGCCACGAAAACTTCCACAAGTGTTCGTCAGGGTGCTTCTGCTGCTATGCCTCAACAAGTGTTCATGGTGGGTAACAGCAATGCATTGGCAGAAATTAAGGACAAGCTCACCAACTCGTCAATTGAAAAAAGAGAAGTCATCTCCATCACAGGAATGGGAGGCATTGAGAAGACAACTTTAGCTAAAGAAGTATATGAAGATGAATGCATCAAGTGTCATTTTGACATTCGAGCATGGATTACTGTGTCTCAATCTTATTCCTTGGATGATTTGCTCCGAGTGCTCCTCCAATCAATTGAAGCTTCTTCTCCAAAAGAAGGACAATCTGCAAGAGCCATCGAATCTAGGGAGAAAGTCCGTAAGTTGTTGCTGGGCAAgaggtatctaattgcaattgaTGACATATGGAGTACACAAGTTTGGGATGATTTGCAGATATGCTTCCCGGAAAAGAGAAATGGAAGTCGAGTATTGTTAACAACTCGACTCACATATGTGGCTACTTATGCTAGTTCCGGTGGTCTCTCATTTAACATGCCTACcctaagcaaagaagaaagttGGGATCTATTTTGCAGAAAAGTATTTGCAAAAGAATCTTGTCCCCCTTGTATTGACAAATTGGGAGAGATATTGTGA